GGCAACTACCATTCCTCCGCCTGCGTTCACCCCGATCTTTTCCGTTCGATCCGGCAGCGCAGCGAAATCTCCCCACAAACTTGCTTTGAAAAAACGGGATTTTCGGTAGGAGAACACGGCGTTGCGGGCAATAGAGAACAGCCAGGTTTGAAAGGAAGACCCTCCCCGGTACGTTTCGATGCGGTAATAGCATTTCACAAACACTTCCTGCGCCAGCCCATCCGCCTGCTCGCAGCTTGACGTCAAATAGTAGATATAATTCCAGACGTCGCCGCCGAAACGCTCCATTACAGCCCGAAGCGTATCTTCGTCCATATGGTCTGCATCTTTCAGTTCATCGAAATTCAAAGTGTTCACCTCACTGGATTAGACGAAGTCACAGCCGCCGCGGTTCCCGTTCCCGGAAAATAAAAGCACACCCTATTCATACCATATACAAATGGAAAAGGATGGAGTAAGATGATGGCATTCTTTTTTCACCCAAGGAGGACAATCAATGGCGCAGGAGAACGCAAAAACGGTCCCGCCGGAGGACGTGACCATTAATGGTTTCGATATTGAACTGAACGACAAACATAAAGGGCGCATTGACAAGTATGTGGAGCTTTATGAAAAACGCATCGTCGCTCATCTGGAAGAGGAATACAGCAAACAGACGGGCGTCGGCGGAAAATTGGCCGACCGCATTGCCGCTTTCGGCGGAAGCTGGAAGTTTATCACCTATTTCACTTGCTTTTTGGCGCTGTGGATTGTTTGGAACGTGCTCAGCTTTACCCGGCATTTTGATTCGCCGCCGTTTATTCTGCTGAATCTATGCCTGTCCTTTCTGTCCGCGTTCCAGGCGCCGGTCATCATGATGAGCCAGAACCGGCAGGCTGCGCGGGACAAACATGAGGCGATCATTGACTTCGCGATCAACTACAAGGCGGAGCAGGAGATCGACGACATGCAGGGCCATCTGCACCGGATTGAAGCGGAGCTTCAGGAGCTTAAGGCCTTCCTTATGGCCGGTCAGAAGGAAAATAAAGCGTCTGAATAAACATAGCAGCATCGCTGTACTGTTGAAACGGTCTTTCTTATTCAGTGTATTTGCGAATAACAATCACCGCATTATGCCCGCCGAATCCGAACGAATTGGACATTCCGATGTGGAGCTCCTGGATTCGGGCTGTCTTTGGGACATAGTCCAAATCACAGTCCGGATCGGGCCGCTCCAGATTGATCGTGGGAGGAATGACGTTGTTCTCCAAACTCTTGACCAGGGCAATCGCTTCGGCTCCGCCGGACGCGCCGAGCATATGACCAGTCATCGACTTGTTAGCCGTAACCGGAATACGGTAAGCGTCAGCTCCAAACAGGGTCTTGATCGCTTTCGTTTCGGAGAGGTCTCCCATCTCCGTGCTGGTCGCGTGGGCGCTGATCACATCGATGTCCGCCGGTGAAAGACCGGCGGCTTGTAGCGCCAGCCTCATCGCCTGATAGGCTCCTCTTCCTTCCGGATGGGTCGCCACCATGTGATAGGCGTCGGAGCTGGCTCCGTAGCCTATCACCTCCGCGTAGATCCGCGCATCCCGGCGACGCGCATGGGTGAGTGATTCCAGGACGAGAATGCCCGCCCCCTCGCCGATCACGAATCCGTCTCTCTCCGCGTCAAACGGACGGCTGGCCCGCCGGATGTCATCATTACGGACAGTTAGAGCATGGGCGTTGCCGAAGCTTGCGAGCGAGATTCCATTGATCGCCGCTTCTGCTCCCCCGGCCAGGATAACGTCGGCCTCGCCGAACCGGATAGTCCGAAAGGCTTCGCCGATGGCCGTATTACCGATGGAGCAAGCCGTAACCGGCGAAAGCACAGGACCCATGGCGCCATAACGAATACTGATTGAGGCTGCGGCCATATTGGAAATCATCATCGGCACCAAGGTCGGGCTCACCCGGTCCGGTCCCCGCTCCAGCAACACTTGATGTTGATCCAGCAGCGACCCGATGCCGCCGATTCCCGACCCTACGTATACGCCAAACCGTTCCCGGTCCATACTTTCCACCTTCAATCCCGAATCGGCCAGGGCCTGATCGGCGGCTGCGAGCGCGAATTGGGTGAAGCGGTCCATACGCCGCGCTTCTTTGCGCCCGAACAAAGCTTCCGCGTCAAAATTCCGCACAACCCCGCCAAATTTAGTCTTATAGGCGGACGTATCAAAAGCATCAATTTCGGATATCCCGGATTGTCCGTTCCTCAGGTTATTCCAAAAATCCTCCACCTCGTTGCTGAGAGGCGAAACGACCCCCATCCCGCTTATGACGACTCTCTCCATCATGAATCCCCCTCATGAATCCTCCATTTTTAAAATTCACCGTTATCATGTCATGGAATTTATCCTATTACAAGTTGTTGTTTAAACTAGTATAATGAGTGCTAGGATAACAAATATTGGAGGGATGATTCATGAATGCTGAGGCCCGGCTGGAAGCGCTGTCCGTCTTTCTGAAATCGCAGCGCGCCAAAATTTCGTCCCTGTCGGCAGGCTTGCCCGGCGGCACCCGCAGAAGAACGCCGGGGCTTAGACGCGAAGAAGTCGCTCAGCTGGCGGGGGTCAGCACAACCTGGTACACTTGGCTGGAACAGGGCCGCGATATCAAGGTATCCGTATCCGTCCTGGACAATATCTCCAAGGCTCTCCGGCTTACCGCCGATGAGCGAAACTACTTGTACTCGCTCGCGCTGGATACGCATACCGGACCCGGGTTTCCTCCCGAGACTCATTCGGAAATCCGGCCTTCACTGCTTAAAATCATTCAGGAGCTTCAATACGCTCCGACAATTGTAACGGACCGCCGGTGCCAGATCGTGGGCTGGAATGAAGCCGCAAGACATGTGTTTCTTGATTTCGAGCAGGTTCCCGCCGCGCAGCGCAATTTGATCCGTCTGCTGTTTTCCCGCAAAGAGCTGCAAAGGCTTGCCGTGAACTGGGAGGATTTTGTCGGAGGCTTTCTCGCCATTTTCAGAACCTATTACGGACAATACGTCGATGATGAATGGTACACTGAATTTTTGCGCGACATGAACGGAAACTACGAGGATTTCGACCGTCTCTGGCAGCGGAGCACAGTGAACAACGCCCCAGACGTGTTAATCGAGTTTCGGCATGCCAAAGCCGGAAAAATGCTGTTCGAGCTGACCTCGATGCACGTTCACGGCAGCGCCGATTTGCGGTGCATTATCTATACTCCGGCGGCCGACGAGACCGAGAGAAAACTCATGAAGATGATGAAGAAGCTTTGAATCCTAGCTTTGAATCTATATTTTGGAGGGAATGAAGTCAATATGGATTACAAGATCATCTCAGCGTTAAATGAACGTCAATTCGCTGATCTCTGCGAGCTGTACCGTCAGGAATGGTGGACCAACACCCGAAATCCGGAAGATATAGCGGCAATGCTGGAGCATTCGGATATCGTCATTGGCATATGTGAGGACCAAACAGATAGACTTATAGGCTTCATCCGTGTTCTTACCGATTTTGTCTATAAAGCTTTAATATTTGACGTAATTATTCATGAAGCGTATCAAGGAAAAGGCTTGGGGCGAATATTGCTGGATCAAGTGACAGCCCACCCCAAACTTCAGTCCGTACGGCACATTGAACTATATTGCAAATCGGATAAGATATCTTTTTACGAAAAATGGGGATTTACCAATCAAATCGGCGACATCCACTTCATGAGAAGAACCGCCCAATAGACAAGTTACACTTCCGTTAACAGAAAAAAAGCCCGCGCAGCGGGCGAATCGGCTCGTTATCCCAGCGGCGTGCGGGCCAGCAGTCTTTGAATCGACCGGTCCGCTTCGCGCAGCACCGTGTCTTTATCGACCGTCTTCAGTATGCCTCTGTCCATCAAGATTTTGCCGTTAATAATCGTGGTCTCCACATCCGCGCGCGTAGCGGAATACACAATCCGGGAGATCGGGTCCACATCAAAGGAAGGGAACGTATGGAAATTATACAGGTTCAGGATTGCCAGGTCCGCTTTCTTGCCGACCTCGATGCTGCCGATTTCATTTTCCATCCCGACCGCCTTGGCTCCTCCGATCGTCGCCATCCGGAACACGGATTTAGCGTCCATTGCCGTCGGTCCGTGCAGCGGCTTTTGGATCAGCGCGGCCAGCCGCATTTCATTGAACATATCGAGGTTGTTGTTGCACGGGGCGCCGTCCGCGCCAAGGCTTACCGAGACATGCTCGTGAATCAGCCCCGGCGTGTCGGCGATGCCGGACGACAGCTTCAGATTGGAGCCAGGACAATGGCTGACATGCACGCCCCGTTCCCGCAAAATGCGCCGCTCTTCCTCATCCAGCCAAATACAGTGGGCGAGAATGAGCCGCTCGTTCGCCAGTCCAATATGATCCAGATAGACGATGTTGCGCATGCCGGTCATTGCCTGCACGATCTCGATCTCCCCCTGATTCTCGGAAGCATGGGTGTGCACCTTAACCCCATAACGGGCGGAAAGGTCGCGCACTTCCGTCAGCAGCGGCTCGGTACAGGAAATCACGAACCTCGGGGAAAAAGCGTACCGGATTCGCCCGCCGTCATATCCGTTCCATTTCTCCAGCAGATCCACGCTCTCCTGAAGCGAAGCCGCCGTATCCTCCTGAAGCGCCTCGGGCACATCCCCGCCCTTCTGGTCCATCATGACCTTGCCTGAGAGGGCGCGGATACCGCTCTTCGCGATGGCCTGGAAGGCGTAATCCGCGTGATGCACCGTCTCCATATCGACAATCGTCGTCGTCCCGCTGGAGATCAGTTCCCCGATGCCGAGCATCGCGGAGTAGTAGAGCGACTCCCCGTCGTGCGCCGCTTCGAGCGGCCATATACGCTTGCGCAGCCAATCCATCAGCTCCAGATCGTCCGCCTTGCCCCGAAAGAGCGTCTGGCACAAATGGATATGCGTCTGCACAAAGCCCGGAATGACGGTCCGTCCCGTGGCGTCGATCACCGTTTCTCCCTCAAGCGGCGCAAGGCCGCTGCCGATTTCCGCAATCAGGTCGTCCTTGATCCGGATGTCGCCGCGCAGGATTTCCTCCCGCTTGTTCATCGTGATGAGTTCCGCATTTTTTATCAGTATACCGCCCATGATTCTCTCCCCCTAAATTAAGTAAAAATAAAAGCAAAAAGGCCACAAAAACATGCCGGGGCATATTTTCGTAGCCAGAAATTTACGGTTTCCGGTAGAGACCCTTAATCCGATCATTAAGGATATACGAAAAGATCAAATTTTTATGAATTAACTTCATCTTAATTCAGAGACAGATTCTTTGTCAATAGAAGTAAATAAAGTTTACATATCAAACATAACCGACACAGAGATGCTATAAAATTGACTATTCATCCCGGCGTATTAGGTTTAAAATAACAATGATGTCCTTGAAAAGGAGTGTATACCATTGACAAAAATCGCATGGATCGGAACAGGGCATATGGGACTGCCAATGGCCCGCAATCTGATAAAGGCGGGCAACGGCCTGCATGTCTATAATCGGACAGCGGAAAGAGCGCAGCCGCTCGCCAAGGATGGAGCGGTTATTCGCCGGACGCCGGCCGAAGCCGCCGAGGGAGCAGATTTCATCTTCCTTATGCTGACCAAGGGAGCTTCGGTGAAGGCGATCCTGACCGGGGAAGACGGCGTTCTGGCGCATCTTAAGCCTAATGCTTATGTTGTGAACATGAGCACGATTGGCCCGGAGGAAGCCAAGGAATTCGCCCGGCTTACCAGCGAAGCCGGAGGAATTTATGTGGATGCGCCCGTATCCGGCTCGGTCGGCCCTGCGGAGCAAGCGCAGCTGGTCATCCTGGCCGGCGGAGACCGCGATGCGGTTGACGCGTGCCGGCCTTATTTGGACAAGCTCGGCAAGGCGACTCTTCATTTCGGGGATGTTGGAGCGGGCAGCTCCGCCAAGCTGGCGATCAACCTGCTGCTCGGCGTAACCGCGCAGGGCGTAGGCGAGGCTCTGCTGTTTGCGGAGAAGTCCGGACTTGACCGTGAACAGGTGCTTCGGATGATCAGCGAATCGGCTGTATCCACGAAGCTGTTCGAGGGCAAAAAACCGATGTATGTAAAAGATGAGTACCCTGCTGCCTTCATGATCAGCCTCGTCGCCAAAGATTTGGGGCTGCTTGCTGATGAAGCCCGCCGCGTCGGCCTTAAGCTTCCGCTGGCCGAAGCCGCCGGAAAAACGTACGCGGACGCGGAACAAAGCGGCAAGGGAGAACTGGATATGGCGGCCGTGTGGCTGCAATTGAAGGAATCCGGACGCGGCTGATTCCGGTCAAACAGCATGAAACACTTAAAACCCCGTTTACCTTCTTTACGGTAACGGGGTTTTAAGTCTCCTCTTGGCTACGCAATTTAA
This region of Paenibacillus sp. URB8-2 genomic DNA includes:
- a CDS encoding helix-turn-helix transcriptional regulator, translated to MNAEARLEALSVFLKSQRAKISSLSAGLPGGTRRRTPGLRREEVAQLAGVSTTWYTWLEQGRDIKVSVSVLDNISKALRLTADERNYLYSLALDTHTGPGFPPETHSEIRPSLLKIIQELQYAPTIVTDRRCQIVGWNEAARHVFLDFEQVPAAQRNLIRLLFSRKELQRLAVNWEDFVGGFLAIFRTYYGQYVDDEWYTEFLRDMNGNYEDFDRLWQRSTVNNAPDVLIEFRHAKAGKMLFELTSMHVHGSADLRCIIYTPAADETERKLMKMMKKL
- a CDS encoding GNAT family N-acetyltransferase → MDYKIISALNERQFADLCELYRQEWWTNTRNPEDIAAMLEHSDIVIGICEDQTDRLIGFIRVLTDFVYKALIFDVIIHEAYQGKGLGRILLDQVTAHPKLQSVRHIELYCKSDKISFYEKWGFTNQIGDIHFMRRTAQ
- the fabF gene encoding beta-ketoacyl-ACP synthase II, whose protein sequence is MERVVISGMGVVSPLSNEVEDFWNNLRNGQSGISEIDAFDTSAYKTKFGGVVRNFDAEALFGRKEARRMDRFTQFALAAADQALADSGLKVESMDRERFGVYVGSGIGGIGSLLDQHQVLLERGPDRVSPTLVPMMISNMAAASISIRYGAMGPVLSPVTACSIGNTAIGEAFRTIRFGEADVILAGGAEAAINGISLASFGNAHALTVRNDDIRRASRPFDAERDGFVIGEGAGILVLESLTHARRRDARIYAEVIGYGASSDAYHMVATHPEGRGAYQAMRLALQAAGLSPADIDVISAHATSTEMGDLSETKAIKTLFGADAYRIPVTANKSMTGHMLGASGGAEAIALVKSLENNVIPPTINLERPDPDCDLDYVPKTARIQELHIGMSNSFGFGGHNAVIVIRKYTE
- a CDS encoding 5'-deoxyadenosine deaminase; protein product: MGGILIKNAELITMNKREEILRGDIRIKDDLIAEIGSGLAPLEGETVIDATGRTVIPGFVQTHIHLCQTLFRGKADDLELMDWLRKRIWPLEAAHDGESLYYSAMLGIGELISSGTTTIVDMETVHHADYAFQAIAKSGIRALSGKVMMDQKGGDVPEALQEDTAASLQESVDLLEKWNGYDGGRIRYAFSPRFVISCTEPLLTEVRDLSARYGVKVHTHASENQGEIEIVQAMTGMRNIVYLDHIGLANERLILAHCIWLDEEERRILRERGVHVSHCPGSNLKLSSGIADTPGLIHEHVSVSLGADGAPCNNNLDMFNEMRLAALIQKPLHGPTAMDAKSVFRMATIGGAKAVGMENEIGSIEVGKKADLAILNLYNFHTFPSFDVDPISRIVYSATRADVETTIINGKILMDRGILKTVDKDTVLREADRSIQRLLARTPLG
- a CDS encoding NAD(P)-dependent oxidoreductase; its protein translation is MTKIAWIGTGHMGLPMARNLIKAGNGLHVYNRTAERAQPLAKDGAVIRRTPAEAAEGADFIFLMLTKGASVKAILTGEDGVLAHLKPNAYVVNMSTIGPEEAKEFARLTSEAGGIYVDAPVSGSVGPAEQAQLVILAGGDRDAVDACRPYLDKLGKATLHFGDVGAGSSAKLAINLLLGVTAQGVGEALLFAEKSGLDREQVLRMISESAVSTKLFEGKKPMYVKDEYPAAFMISLVAKDLGLLADEARRVGLKLPLAEAAGKTYADAEQSGKGELDMAAVWLQLKESGRG
- a CDS encoding DUF1003 domain-containing protein; amino-acid sequence: MAQENAKTVPPEDVTINGFDIELNDKHKGRIDKYVELYEKRIVAHLEEEYSKQTGVGGKLADRIAAFGGSWKFITYFTCFLALWIVWNVLSFTRHFDSPPFILLNLCLSFLSAFQAPVIMMSQNRQAARDKHEAIIDFAINYKAEQEIDDMQGHLHRIEAELQELKAFLMAGQKENKASE